One Methylocapsa sp. D3K7 DNA window includes the following coding sequences:
- the lepA gene encoding translation elongation factor 4: MTSHSLENIRNFSIVAHIDHGKSTLADRLIQATGTVAARDMVDQMLDSMDIERERGITIKAQTVRLEYRAQDGKIYVLNLMDTPGHVDFAYEVSRSLAACEGSLLVVDASQGVEAQTLANVYHALDAGHEIVPVLNKIDLPAAEPERIKQQIEDVIGLDASQAVLISAKTGLGIDKVLEAIVTRLPPPKGDETAPLKALLVDSWYDAYLGVVVLVRVIDGTLRKGQKIEMMGTDAHYEVDKIGVFRPRMQDLAELGPGEVGFITAQIKDVADTRVGDTITDARHPCVEALPGFKPAQPVVFCGLFPVDAADFNDLRAAMGRLRLNDASFSYEMESSAALGFGFRCGFLGLLHLEIIQERLEREFNLDLIATAPSVVYRIVQRDGTTVELHNPADLPDPTKIAEIEEPWIRATILTPDDYLGAVLKLCQDRRGVQADLNYVGKRAMVAYDLPLNEVVFDFYDRLKSISKGYASFDYTITGYRPGDLVRMSILVNAEPVDALSMLVHRDRAEARGRVMVEKLKELIPQHMFQIPIQAAIGGKIIARETVRALRKDVTAKCYGGDVTRKRKLLEKQKAGKKKMRQFGKVEIPQEAFIAALKMDS, translated from the coding sequence ACATCCGCAATTTTTCCATTGTCGCCCACATCGACCACGGCAAATCCACGCTCGCCGACCGGTTGATCCAGGCGACCGGCACGGTCGCCGCGCGGGATATGGTCGACCAGATGCTCGATTCGATGGATATCGAGCGCGAGCGCGGCATTACCATCAAGGCGCAGACGGTGCGCCTTGAATATCGGGCGCAGGACGGCAAAATCTATGTGTTGAACCTGATGGATACGCCCGGTCACGTTGATTTCGCCTATGAGGTTTCGCGCTCGCTGGCCGCCTGTGAAGGCTCGCTACTGGTTGTGGATGCAAGCCAAGGGGTCGAGGCGCAGACGCTTGCCAATGTTTATCATGCGCTCGATGCGGGCCATGAGATTGTACCTGTCTTGAACAAAATCGATCTGCCCGCCGCCGAACCGGAGCGTATCAAGCAACAGATCGAGGATGTCATTGGCCTCGATGCTTCGCAGGCGGTGCTCATATCGGCGAAGACGGGGCTCGGGATCGATAAAGTCCTCGAGGCGATTGTCACCCGCCTGCCACCACCGAAAGGCGATGAAACGGCGCCCTTGAAAGCACTCTTGGTCGATAGCTGGTACGACGCCTATTTGGGCGTTGTCGTGCTCGTGCGCGTTATCGACGGAACGCTGCGGAAGGGCCAGAAAATCGAGATGATGGGCACCGATGCCCATTATGAGGTGGATAAAATTGGCGTGTTCCGGCCGAGAATGCAAGATTTGGCGGAACTCGGCCCCGGCGAAGTCGGCTTTATCACCGCGCAAATAAAAGACGTCGCCGATACCAGGGTCGGCGATACGATCACCGATGCACGCCATCCTTGCGTCGAAGCGTTGCCTGGATTCAAACCTGCACAGCCCGTGGTCTTTTGTGGCCTATTCCCCGTTGATGCTGCCGATTTCAATGATCTTCGCGCTGCTATGGGGCGGTTACGGCTGAACGACGCGAGCTTTTCGTATGAGATGGAGAGTTCGGCGGCGCTCGGCTTTGGCTTCCGCTGTGGATTTTTGGGCCTTCTGCATCTTGAAATTATTCAGGAACGTCTAGAGCGGGAGTTCAATCTCGATCTCATTGCGACGGCGCCTTCGGTCGTTTACCGGATCGTCCAGCGGGACGGCACGACGGTTGAACTCCATAATCCAGCGGATTTGCCCGACCCTACGAAAATCGCGGAAATCGAGGAGCCTTGGATCCGTGCAACGATTTTGACGCCGGATGATTATCTTGGGGCGGTGCTCAAACTCTGCCAGGATCGACGCGGTGTGCAGGCGGATTTGAACTATGTAGGCAAGAGGGCCATGGTTGCCTATGATTTGCCGCTCAATGAAGTCGTGTTCGATTTTTACGATCGGCTGAAGTCGATCTCGAAGGGCTATGCAAGTTTCGATTATACGATCACCGGCTACCGTCCAGGCGATCTCGTGAGAATGTCCATCCTCGTCAATGCGGAGCCAGTCGACGCGCTCTCCATGCTGGTGCATCGCGACCGTGCCGAGGCGCGCGGCCGCGTGATGGTCGAGAAGCTGAAAGAACTGATCCCCCAGCATATGTTTCAGATTCCGATTCAAGCGGCGATCGGCGGCAAGATCATCGCCCGCGAGACAGTGCGGGCGCTACGTAAGGACGTGACCGCGAAATGCTATGGCGGCGACGTTACTCGCAAACGCAAGCTGCTGGAAAAGCAGAAGGCAGGCAAGAAGAAGATGCGGCAGTTCGGTAAGGTCGAGATTCCGCAGGAAGCGTTTATCGCGGCGCTGAAGATGGATAGCTAA